Part of the Quercus robur chromosome 5, dhQueRobu3.1, whole genome shotgun sequence genome, CTTACTTTCAGCTTTTGCAACAGTATTTATAGGATTTTGACATGttttcttcattgtcctgttACTCATTCCCTATGGGCTTTCATGCTTCAGGCTtttggtattcattgggttatgtCGGGTTCGGTGGCGGGTTTGTTATCTAGTTGGCATCagtggcttgggaagcataatTCGGAGATTTGGGATTTGGTTCCACAGTGCTTAATGTGGATTGTGTGGTTGGAGCGAAATCATCGATCTtttgaagataaagagaaaacGTTGGAGGAGTTATAGATTTTATGCCAACGCAGTCTAATGGAGTGGTCTTgttgttggggttttactgagtgttcttctctctctgagtttATGCCTTCCCTTAGCTTAGTTTCTTGACATCTCTCTTgctgttgtgttgtgttgtgttgtgctGTGTTgctgttgtgttgtgttgttgttcatcatcatgaacatcttgtaattctcattttttttttccctctttaatATAAGTTTTCTgattacctatccaaaaaaaaaaaaaaaaaaaaaaagaaacaataagaAAGAACAGAGGGCATGAAGTGATAGTTTACCTGAGAAACCGGGAAGAAGCTTTACCAAGATGAAGACAGCATACAACCAGATTGGCTAGAGTTTCTGGATCCTTTGCATCCTGTGTCAAATCATCACACAGCTCTTTGACACCTCTATAAAGTAAAATGAACATGCAACTATCTAATGCTAATACAACTCAGCCTCTACAATAAGTATTTAAGAgtgatataataaattatttggCACCacaactaattaaaatttatgactTAATTCAAAAGTAAAGGGATTTGAAGAGATTCAAGAAAAAGGTAACAAGAGAAGCTATACATGTAGAAGAAACACACAATATCAATTCAACAGTTTTTAAACCAGCTAAAATCACTTACATATTGtgaatttgataaaatttgcaATTTCTCCAAGtgaccaaaaataaattctGCTTTTCTCATTAAGAAGCCCAAAAAAACCAACATTGACTTGTTAGAAACTTGCCTTGTTTAGTGCTTCAAGCAGCAGAGTTTCAGCTTCATCAAAGTTTCCCATGTGCATGCAGCAAACAGCCTTCCCATTCAGGATCAAACTTGTCATCTGATACTTCTCAGAGAAATCTTGGAAGATGAGATATGCTTCCTGTATCTTGGAACCACCCTGATTCAGAGGAAAATGTAAGATTACAAACAATGACAGTTTATCATTCTCAAGGAAATAGAGACAAATGTACAAACCACTGCCAAATTTAACCATGCATTAGCAAGTTGAGTTAGTGTGTGGTCCTCCTCAATCTGCTGCATGGCCCTAAGCTGTCTCTCAGCATAATCTGACCTATGCATTTTAAGGAAAATCTGGACATTCAAGGCATGCCTGCAAAAGCATAACAATATATATCAGGCTTGGAAAAATGATAAGAAACATCCTCCGCAATTTTTTCTCCACTCTATAGCTACTtgtgtgacttttttttttttgtaaaacattAGTGACATGACCCATCATTTGCATAATGCCATCTCCAcgacatattttatttttatcttcttcttctttttttgttaatgatAGTCTATTTTCACAAAAGATAAAGTAATCCTTTAATTAACAGGAGACCAAAAGTAAATTACATAAGCCACCTACTAAACTTGTgcatcatgcaaaaaaaaattatgttcacTTACATTTTCTATAAGTAAAATATGTAGGATGCAATCCAAGGATATGAGAAGTATATAAGACATGACACTTAAAGTTAAAGAGCCAGAGAGCAATAAAACTTGGAATAAGAATTTAAGTTACACAAAATTAGGCAGGTAGTCATGAAATTCAAGTTTGCCAGTGTACAAAGGCATCTTAAACAGAGTCATCACTATGTTTCACTAGATTCAAgcctttaaaaagaaaagggaaaagaaacaagaaagaagagaaaacacaAATAATCAAGCATTGACATCAACCATGGTTTCATAAGTttttagacaaaaaaatttaggattttaaaaAAGGCTCCAATCATCTGCAGCTCTAATGATAAGTATCTATAACCCTTAAAAAGAGTCATAATAAAATTGAGGTAGTGTTTTTCAAGATCAGATTGATTATTAGATGAGTTTAAAAATTAGGCTCAGGGTTGTTCagtacataaataaataaaaatgaaagagcTCTTATCGAGCTGAACTTCAAGTTGTTCATGAAAGACTTGGTGTGTTTGAAGCCCAAGCCAAGAGAGGCccaatcaataataaaatttgtaaatgtCAACAAATATAAAACCTGCTAAGCACAAGCCTAGAACACGACAATAGGACTAATGCCATTTCATATCCATTTCCATCTATTAAATGTATTCAACAGATCTTCTACACCTTCATTTCTAGATACACCAAAAAACTGCGAGAAAAGTAACCCTTCCAGTGATCCTATGTAATCTAAGCCtttcaaaataaaacacaaagaaATCAACACCCTGTATCCGTCACAATAAAATTTCCTcccacaaacaaaacaaaacaaaaccaatttgTAATATAGATTTCCCTCAGATTACAAGACTACCAATTATAGAATCACTTAGCCCAAAGATTCCAAACTTATGTTCTGATCTAtgaaattaaaagcaaaaaaaaaaaaaaggggatcCGAAGGATAAACCTAACCCGTCAACAACCCAAATGCAATTTAAAAAACCAGATTCACTATTTAGAGAAACCAAAGAAGTTCCCATCAATGTGAATCAAATTCTGTTTCATAAATCAACAACACAAACATGTTCAGGTAAGCCCTTCTTTCCAACCTACAAAATAAGCTCCCATGCGTCTAGCTCAGAATCTTCTTGGATAGTTTAACCTTCGTCTAAAAATCAGTCTACAGTTAAAAACCCAAACTTGATATAGACTTTTTTACATCAATAATTCTCTTGATCTGATAGGACAAATTATGGTCCTGAGTTTATTAAATGCACTATCTTACAACATAAATGTGAAGCACTATCCTTATTGTGCTGGTGCATCCATTGAAAAAAAGTATTTCAACTTGTGGGTCATGATCCCAAGGTCTAATTTTGATTTATTCCTACATCAATAACTCTCCTGATCTAAtactaaacaacaataaaaaagaaaaaagaagaagagaaatttaAGACTTACAGTTCCATAGTGCCACCAGCGTTGGTGTGCTTAAGAGCCTCATTGTAATCCTGCTCATGCGTAAACACGATCCCAGCAATCAACCTCAGAATGGGGTTGCTCCCGATCGCCGGATCCGCCAACCACTCCTTCAAACTCGAGATCGTCGACTCCTGAAATATCGAAATTCACAAATCTAAGCCACGAGATCTGAGAATTTGCAACAAAGAGATatgatgggggggggggggtaccTTGTTTTCGGGGGAAGAGAGGTAGAGCGCGAGCAATTTGACGGCCTGAAGAGGAGTGGGAGCAGAAGCGTCGATCTCGTGAACGACGAGCTGGTAGCTGCCGAGGGCGATGTAGGAGCGGTAGACGAGGGAGTCGCGCTCTACGGCGTCGTCTGGGGAGAGGTTTGGAACGTCGCTGTTGTTGATGGCTGCCTGGAAAGCTCCCAGGTAGAAGTTGTTTCGAAGGTTGAACAAGTGGTCTGGTGCTGCtgctgccatttttttttttctttttttttttttttgcagatcgAAGAGAGAGAGCCTAATGCTAGTGGGTGGGTGCTGCTACTATAAACTTTGTTATTTACACATCAGATCAGTAATGGTTATATTTTCTCTATAATGGGCTCACTTTGTGGGCCTAATTTTGTTTGCTTGGGATAAGTATGGGCCTAAATTAATTTAgtcctaataaaaatatttcatgcaTACCCGTATGCAGTTTTAGATttatcattactttttttttttttttaggaatattatcttatttttaggataaattacattttacttaCCTCTGGTTTGCTTGAAAAATACTTTACCTACTTGTGGTTTCAAAATTGATACTTTACTCACTTATAGCCCTATCCATTAACATTCCGTTGCCCACCTATCCGCTTGTCGTTACTCTAACATCTTTtaacattgaaaaatatattacaaaCCGGATAAAAAATACTTAATCCTGGAGAAACAAACCTTAAGCCAccctttcactctctctcttagaTTGAGACACTTTATTAAGATCATCATGTGAAATTTCTATCATCACTTTTGGTTACCATTTCGATCAAAACCCTTATGATAGATTTTGAGGTTCCTTCTGGAGCTAAATTCTAGGTACTTTCTctaacttatattttattttatttttaaatcgtAGTAATTGATGATAGATTATGAAATGAAATTTGAGGAATTTGTACAAGCTAAGGTAGGAAACGTTAGATACACAGCTTGTTTCTCTAGTTTAGTGAGGTTTTCAATGGAAGAGATGTTGGGATAGGTGCCATTGGCCTCAGTAGCCTATTGGCACCCAGGTACCTTTGTGTCCTGATGCTCGGGGGTTCTAGCCCCCGCAAAAtcacctagcaaaaaaaaaaaaaaaaaaaaaaaagatgttggGATAGGCTGTGGAGAGGAGTGTTGTAGCTTTGTTGTATGTCCAGTGCATAGGTTCTTCCACCCCCTTTGGTTAAACACGAAGACATATTAAGGAGCAAGGAAAAAGCCAAGAATTATATTTTAAGCTAAATAGAGGAACACACTAGAACCctattaaaaaatcataaaaaataaaaatcatctttaaaataattaattcataaaaatttaattaaaaaaaggtgaaaaccacattttcgtccctacattttcacacgattcccactttggtctctatcttttattttcaccgcttttactccctatcctgaaaaatgCGTCTCGTTTTTGTCCCTATTATtatatcaaagaagaaaaatgcaCATGTAGTAAGTGCACTGTTAACACACTAAAAGCTAATGTgaccattaaaattaaaaaaaaaatgttatttggcattaaaaaatgccatatcaacatctaaattaaaaaaaactaatttatcaatttaaactaaaaaaaaaaaaaactaaaaacataactaaaaaccaaaaaccacatGAATCAAGATCTAAGTGTATCTAgaacaagaacaataaaaatatcaacccagatgtttctcaaaaaaaaaaaaaaaaaaaccaacctagatttaaatacaagaacaacattttccttttcagtCTTTCATCCtttcctttttcattaaaacccaCACAATCCCAAACCCACATAATCCCAttcctctctgtctctcttttcctctctcccttGCCCTCTCAAATCCATATCCCAGGCAAACacgagaaagaagaaaacagcAAATCTGAGGTTGATTTCGTTTTGGCTGGTCTGAGGTTAATTTCGTTTGGATTTGATAGTTTCGAATCTGAGGTTGCAAATGGTTTGGTTTTGGCTTTAAGGTTTGGATTTGAGGTTTCTGTTTGGTTTCtctgaaaataagaaaatttgggttttgagttttgagttttgtgtttgggggccgaaaatttgggtttggatttagTATTTGGGGGTTGAaaatatgggtttgatttttgtgtttgatgctTTGGTGGTGTGGGGGTTTGAAATATGGTGCTGAGTTTTGTGTTTCAACCAATCTGggtttgaattcaaattttctaggttttaaattttatgttcatCTTCTCTAAATCCATGGTTGAAGACCCATGGCTGAAACCCCATGGTTGAAGATCCATGGCTGAAACCCACCTTGACCGAGATctgatcttctctctctctaaacccaaatGGTCACCATGGTTTGATGGTCATCGTGGTTTGATTTGACTAACTCATGATTGttttttggtgtattttatTAATGAGGATTGGCTTTGagttttggtatttttggtattttgttttttatttgaccaTGTTTTAGGTTTTGtatgttttattaaattttttttttttttgattaagtgttttgggttttgttaatTGATTGTGTTAGAGCATCTGAGTTTGATcatggttttatatatatttttacttgtttggatgctaagaaaatgcaagaaaagagaagaaaatcttgaatttcttattttctggGCAACCATGTTCCtaggggaagaacatgaagaacaattattatttaaataattaaatgataattaaaattttattttattttagaataaaataaaatattttaatattttttaattctgccTTTTGCCACATGTGCATTTTCGGTTTCTGATGTAATGCCAAGGACAAAAAACGAGACGCattttttcaggatagggagtaaaagcggtgaaaataaaatatagggaccaaagtaGGAATCGCGTAAAAATGTAGGGATGAAAATGTGGTTTtcgcctaaaaaaaaaaccgaaaaaCCCAAAggtttctctctatctctgtctCTGTCTATGTTGAAAAAGCAAAGGATGCAAaatcatctaataaaaaaaggtaACCCAGAATTTAAAACTAGAAAGAGATTgttgtgggggccagttagtCAGGAGGTATAATTAAGGCTGTacggattgggccataggcccaatctGAGGACATTAACTAATCCGAGAATGGCCAAATGAGGTTATAATGGGATTggtataaagagagaaataaaaatagtatgAGATAAGTCCAACACACGTCCGAGGAAAAAAGCCATCTCGGAAACAAGAATCCGAGGTCAATAAGAGTGTCATATCACCCTAAACCTTCTTCAAAGTTACATCACAATTGGGAGTTGGACGTTGGACAAGGGGTAAGTAGagggaggcaacaaatatcttcaaatgCTGCACATTAAATGCCTCATAACTAATTCtctagctgcattaatgtggaggtgatacctaaacagtgaccaagcagccttacagctactatttGATGGTTCTgagaggtgttggatgggacaagaaggagcTCCTAAATCCAACCTACACATTTATGGTAGGGATAACACCAAGATTGCAATATATAGCACGGGAAGGTGACCTAAAAAGGGGatcaaaaaaatcaagaaatctttGTAAGAATACAGTGAACTCTTGTAGACTTGTCAAAAGACTAGATATTATAACATAAGCTCCTCAAGCCGTGCCGAGGATTGACTTTCTCATTGACTTGTGTTCAATAATCTTAATTCAGCAACTTTTATTGTTCATCTTTTGGAatagaactagttctttcacccacgctttataaattcattgtttgggcttgttAGGCTTAAACCCAATCCTATActgggtccaatccaaattcagtccttacaattggcaccgtctgtgggaagagcttgatcTATTCCGAAGGAGATTTGGGTACAACATTCACAATGGAGGAAGCAGGTCCATACCGGGCAACAGCAGGACCACACCAAGTAGATGCTAATCTACATCAAGCAAAATCAAAGGGTTCTCAGCATAGCAATCCGCGTAGGAGCCTTGAATGGAGAGGATGCCAtgagggaagtgtgcacacAAATCATACCAATAAAAGTCAATCTCGAGGGTAGAGTCATGTTTCCCATGCAAAGGATGACAGAGACATGCAACATGAAATAGTTGAATTGAAGAAGGAATTGCATCACGCTCGGCGAAGATGTTCGTCACCCAGCTTCGAGCTGTCCTCTGAAGAGACAGATGGTGCTAGTTATAGACGAAGATCCAGAACTCTGCCCAGCGAGACCTTCTCCTATGACGAGGAGTACCACCATAGACGTAGATACAAAAGCCCGCCTTGTTAAGGCTTGGGGAACATCTTGAGTCAAGTTTCTAAATCACCTTTCACACGAAACATAGAAGGTGCTCGtcttcctcggcgattccatCAACCCACgttcaccatttataatggtCGAACAGATCTGGTGGAACATGTCAGCCATTTCAGTCAAAGGATGGCCGTTCACTCCAAagatgaggccttgatgtgtaaggtctttTCATCTAGCTTGGACCcagtggcgatgaggtggttcaatggtTTAAAGGCAAACTCTATTAACTCCTTTAAGAAACTCACCCGGGCCTTCGGTGCTTGCTTTATTACTTGTAGCAAGGTTCCTCAGCCTTTGGGATCCTTATTATCTATGTCCATGTAGGAGGGTGAGATTCTGAAAGCTTATTCAAACAGATACTGAGAGATGTTTAACAAAATAGAAGGAGAGTACGATAATGTGGCCATTAGCACTTTTAAGGCTAGTCTTCTAGCCGAGCTTGATTTAAGGAGATCTCTAACTGGTAAACCTGTTACCAGTGTTCGTCAACTGATAGATTGGATTGACAAATACAGAAGGGTAGAAGAAGACCAATTGTAGggaaaaggaaaggctaaggtgaTCCAttaggagaggagggatttcaggtcagaTCGATACAGTAATAACCAATCTCGGAAAGACTTTGTTGGGCAGCTAGGATCTGCCAACACCTAGGTGGTTAATGTCGTGTTTCGAGAGCCAGTGTAACAGGTGctagagaagattaagaatgagccgttcttcaaatggccaaacaagatggcagAGGATCCTATGAAATGCAACCAGAACTtttattgccaatatcatcaggatcatggaCACACTACTGAGGATTGCAGAAACTTGTGGGACCATCTGGACCAGttagtccgagaagggaagttgaaacaactcttgcatcattctAGTGGTCGGGGAATCCAAACGGAGTCGGAGCTTCGGggagatgcttcttcaagactcccccttggcacaataaatgttatttttactACCTTAGGGAGGACCAGATCTTGTCCTTCTAGGGTGATATCAGTATCCCGTTATCCAGTTGAGGAGTTTAGTTCAATGCCTAAGAGAGCCAAGATGGGCATCCTGTTAATGTTAGGTTTTTCAAATGAGGACAAAGTTGGAACCATATAGCCCCATGATGACGCTCTAGTGGTTACACTCAAAATTGGTGGGTACAATGTGAAAATAGTGATGATCGACCAAGGCAATGCTGCTGACATAATGTACCTTGACTTGTATAGGGGGCTAAATTTGAAACCTGAAAACTTAACAGCCTACAGTTCTCCTCTGGTGAGTTTTGAGGGTAAAATGGTCGTCCTAAAAGGTCAGATCAGATTACCTGTGAAGACTGTCATGGATgtggtggaagtggacttcattgtcATGGATGTTTTCTCTCCCTACACGGCCATTATGGCCAGACCCTGGCTTCATACCCTGGGGGCCATCTCCTCCACTCTTTACCAGAAGATGAAATACCCATCCGGAGACCAGGTTTTGGAGAGTCTACAGCCAGACAATGCCTAGTAGCGGCTATCCAACATCGGCCTGAGACTGAGACCTTAGCCACCGCTGATAATGGCTTATAGCAGTTAGAAACTCCGGCATTGCCTTTTAATGGACCAGCCGATGAGACGAAATGTGAAGATCTAGAGAGGGTCATTATTGGCGATGATCtagagaagttctttcaggttaGAGCTCAATTGCCTCTACCGGAGAGGGAGCAATTGGTCGAATTCCTTCGAAAAAATGTTGATATGATCGCATGGAGCATTTATTAAGCCCCGGGTATAgatccaagtttcatttgtcACCACTTGAACGTTAACCCTTCCATCACCCCGAAGAGACAACCACCTCAGCGTCCCTCAAAAGAGCATGCCTAAGCTGTTAGGAATGAGGTAACCAAGCTCAAAcaagcaggggctatcaagaAAGTTTTCTATCCTCAATGGTTAGCTAACACAGTAATGGTGAGAAAGAAAAGTGGGAAATGGCATGTGTGTGTGGATTTTACAAACCTCAATAAGGCTTGTCCTAAAGATcctttccctatgcctcggatagatcagttggtggatgcaacggTAGGGCATCTTCGGATGAGTTTTTTAGATGCCTTTTAAGGATATCACCAAATGCCATTAGCATCGGACGATCAagaaaagacagcttttgtcactcccattggaaactatcactacaaagtgatgccttttggtttgaaaaacgcAGGATCTACTTATCAGcagatgatgactaaaatgtttgaACCACCGTTGGG contains:
- the LOC126726787 gene encoding coatomer subunit epsilon-1-like encodes the protein MAAAAPDHLFNLRNNFYLGAFQAAINNSDVPNLSPDDAVERDSLVYRSYIALGSYQLVVHEIDASAPTPLQAVKLLALYLSSPENKESTISSLKEWLADPAIGSNPILRLIAGIVFTHEQDYNEALKHTNAGGTMELHALNVQIFLKMHRSDYAERQLRAMQQIEEDHTLTQLANAWLNLAVGGSKIQEAYLIFQDFSEKYQMTSLILNGKAVCCMHMGNFDEAETLLLEALNKDAKDPETLANLVVCCLHLGKASSRFLSQLKLSHPDHVLVKRASTAEESFDRAVQSVA